A genome region from Chryseobacterium sp. G0186 includes the following:
- a CDS encoding DUF350 domain-containing protein, with the protein MDNINVLPIFNSVLYSFLGIAILLLCYFIIEKLTPEKTWHEIAQNKNIALAIVFGAFIIGISMIISAAIHG; encoded by the coding sequence ATGGACAACATCAACGTATTACCTATATTCAACTCAGTACTTTATTCTTTTCTGGGAATTGCCATTTTACTGCTATGCTATTTTATCATTGAAAAATTGACACCTGAAAAGACCTGGCATGAGATCGCTCAAAATAAAAATATAGCACTGGCCATTGTTTTCGGAGCCTTTATCATCGGTATTTCAATGATTATAAGCGCTGCAATACATGGATAA